The Lysobacter luteus genome contains the following window.
AGTCGACCGAGATCGAGGTGCTGCACGGGCTGGACCTGCGGCTGGCACGCAGCGACTTCGTCGCACTGGTGGGCGCCTCGGGTTCGGGCAAAAGCACCCTGCTGAACGTGATCGGGCTGCTGGACCGCCCCACCTCCGGCGAGCTCTACCTGTTGGGCGCGCCCACCCGCGACATGGACGACGCCGGGCGTACGGGGCTGCGCGGCCATGCCATCGGCTTCGTGTTCCAGTTCCACCATCTGATCCAGGCCTTCACCGCGCTGGAGAACGTGCTGATGCCGTTGATGGTGACCGGCGGCAAACCCGATGCCGGCATGGTGGCGCGCGGCCGCGACCTGCTGGCGCAGGTGGGGCTGGCGGGCCTGGAGGCGCGCAAGCCGGACCAGTTGTCCGGCGGCCAGCAGCAGCGCGTGGCGGTGGCGCGCGCGCTGGTGACCCGGCCGGCGCTGGTGCTGGCCGACGAACCCACCGGCAACCTGGACAGCGTGTCGGCAGCGGAGGTGTTCGCCCTGCTGCGTCGGTTCAACCGGGATTTCGGTTGCGCCGTCGTGCTGGTGACTCACGACCCGGGGCTGGCCGGGCAATGCGACCGCACGGTGACACTGGTGGACGGCTGCATCGAAAGCGACCGGCGCGCGCAGCCGCAGGACGGCGCGCCGGTCCCGCCCGCCTAGCCCAGCAGCACGAACCCGGCGGCGACGGCCAGCACCGCGACCAGCGCGGCGGCGACCGGCACCCAGCGCCGGGGGGAGGGCGTGGCGGCGGCGGGTGCACGCGAGGCGTCGTCCCGCACGTTGGACACCACGCGGAAGCGCAGGGTGTCGAAGCCGATCTCGTCGCCTGCGCGCACCTCGGTGCGCACCACGCGGCGGCCGTTGACGAAGCTGCCGTTGCTGGAACCCATGTCCTCCAGCACCAGGTGGCCGTCGCCGGGCAGCAGACGTGCGTGCAGGCGCGACAGGCCGGAGTCCTCGACGGTGACGGTGCATTCGGGCGCGCGGCCAAACGTGACCACGCCGTGCACCGGCACGTTGCGGCCAAACAGGCTGCCGGCAACGCAGCGCAGCACGAAGTCCGGCACCACCGGACGCACGGTGGTGGCGCCCAGGTCGTCGTTGGCCGGGGGCAGCGCGGTCAGTGCGTCGCCGGCGCCCGGCACGGTCGTGCCGACGCCCGCCAGCCGGGCCTCGATGCCGCCCAGCGCCACGCTGTCGCCAGGACGCAGCGCAATCAGCCCGTCGACCCGGCGGCCATTGACCTCGATGCTGGCGCCGTCGGGCACGTCGAGCATCACGCCCTGCGCGGTGACGTGCAGCTGGCACAGACGCGGGGCGATGTCGGGGCGGTCGATGACCACCTGCCCGTGTGGATCGGAGCCGACCCGGTTGACGCCCGCGTCGAGCAGTACCTGCGGGTGTTCCCCGCCCGGAAAGACCAGTTTCATCAAACCCCCTGTGGTGACGGACCGGGACGGTGGAGACCACCGCCGCCGGATCGTTCCCGCAAGCACGGGAACGCCGCGTGATGATACGGCCAGCAACCGGGCGCGCCGCCCAGCCGCCGCGACGGACCGCAGCGTTCCACCCACGCCCCGCCCGCGGCACGCCATTTGCGCCACGATGGCCCCGGGCCGCCTGGAGAACGCGCATGTTGGACATGGTGATCGAGCAACGCCGCCGCAGCCTGGGCGGGTTCGAGGTGGGACGGGTGCTGCCGTTCGCAAAACGCCGGATGGTGGGTCCATTCGTGTTCTTCGACCACATCGGGCCGGTCGACTTCCCGCCCGGGATCCCCCGCGACGTGGACGTCCGACCGCACCCCCACATCGGGTTGTCGACCATCACCTACCTGTTCGACGGCGAGATGATGCACCGCGACAGCGTCGGCTCCGAACAGGCGATCCGCCCGGGCGAGGTCAACTGGATGACCGCCGGCCGCGGCATCACCCACTCGGAACGGTTCGAGCAGGCGCGCGCGCACGGCGGCCCGATGCACGGCATCCAAAGCTGGGTCGCGTTGCCACGGGCCGACGAGGAGACCGACCCCGCCTTCGACCACTACGACGCGGGCGGACTGCCTGCGTTCGACGAGGCCGGCGTGCGTGGGCGACTGGTGGCCGGCAACGCGTTCGGGCTGACCTCGCCGGTGCGGACGCATTCGCCGCTGTTCTACCTGCACTGCGAACTCGACACCGGCGCCACCTTCGCACTGCCCGACGCGCACCGCGAACGCGCCGCCTACGTGGTGCGCGGCGCCGTCGAGGCCGGCCATGAGCGCTGCGGCGTCGGCCACATGCTCGTCTTCACCCCCGGCCGCCCCGCCACGGTCACCGCGACCGAGCCGACGCTGCTGATGGTGCTCGGCGGCGAACCGGTGGGTGAGCGCTTCATCGAGTGGAACTTCGTATCCAGCTCGAAGGAGCGCATCGAGCAGGCCAAGGCCGACTGGCGCGCCGGCCGGATGAAGCTCCCCGACCTGGACAACGGCGAGTTCATCCCCCTGCCCGGCGACCCCGAGCACACCCCCGCCAACCCGATGTCGTAGCCCCGGTTCCGTAGGAGCGACGTAAGTCGCGATCAGGAAAGCGGCGCGGGCGGACGGTTGCAAATCGCGACTAACGTCGCTCCTACACACGCGCATCGGAAGCGCGATTACGCGTCCGGCGGCCCCTTCAGCTCCACCACGTTGCCCTCGGGGTCGCTCAGGTATTGCGATGGCCCCTCGCCTTCGGCGCCGTAGCGGGAGCCGTAGTCGCCCACGGCGACGCCATGCGCCTGAAGGTGGGCGGCGATGGCCTCGCGGTCGAACGGGTCGATGCGCAGGCACAGGTGGTCCATGTTGTGGCCCTCGCGCCCGGGGGCCGCGCCGCCCATGCGGCCGAGCTTGCCGTCCACGTCCACCAGGTCGATCAACGAGGCCCCCGCGCGCAGCTGGACCAGCCCGATGCCGTCCTGCCGACGCTCGACGGTGCAGCCCAGGACCTCGCGGTAGAACACCTCCAGCGCCGCGGGATCGCGGGCGCGGATGACGACGTGGTCAATCTGGCGGAGGGTGAACGGGGGCCTGGGCATGGGCGGTGCTTCCTTGATCGGGGCCGGAAGTCCTGTAGGAGCGACGTAAGTCGCGACCTGGCCGGGCTCACGGCCGGTCGGCGGGTCGCGACTTACGTCGCTCCTACAGGGTCATCGGGGAGGGTTGGCGGCAAGGTCGAGGGTCGGGCAGCGGGGCTGGCCGCGCAAGTCGCCGGGGCGGGAAAGACCATCCCGCCCGGGCCGGCCCGGGCCGTATAATCCCCCGGTGATTCCCAGACGGTGGGAGAAGCGACGCGCCCTTGGGCGATGCCGCTGCCGAAGGCGCAACGCCCGTAATCGCTCAGGCCCCCGTACCACCGGCTGTGACAACTCTGGAGAGACCGGTTCAATCCGGCGCCGAAGGTGCACGAAGCAGCCCTCCCCCCGCGGCCGACATGGCGCACGCTTCCGAACTCTCAGGCAAAAGGACAGAGGGGCGCCCCGCGTGCGGCACCGCACGTTGCCTCGCATCGCCCCGCCCTCGCCGACAGAGTCCCGCCATGACCCAGAACACCTCCCTGCGCTCGCTCGAGCACCACGACGCGTTCATCGAGCGCCACATCGGTCCCAACGACGGCGAGATCGCGCAGATGCTGCGCGTGGTCGGCCATGACTCGCTGGAGGCGATGACCGACGCGATCGTCCCCGGGTCGATCCGCTCGACCGATCCGCTGGCCCTGCCCGAGGCCGTCAGCGAGGTCGAGGCACTGGCCAAGATCCGCGACATCGCCGACCGCAACCTGGTGTTCCGCAGCTTCATCGGACAAGGCTACGCCGGCACGCACACCCCCAACGTCATCCTGCGCAACATCCTCGAGAACCCGGCCTGGTACACCGCCTACACCCCGTACCAGGCGGAGATCTCGCAGGGCCGCATGGAAGCGCTGATCAACTTCCAGACGATGTGCGCCGACCTGACCGGCATGGAGATCGCCAACGCCTCGCTGCTCGACGAGGGCACCGCCGCTGCCGAGGCGATGACGCTGGCCAAGCGCTCGGCGAAGTCGAAGTCGAACGTGTTCTTCGTGTCCAACGGCGTGCACCCGCAGACCATCGAGGTGCTGCGCACCCGC
Protein-coding sequences here:
- a CDS encoding ABC transporter ATP-binding protein is translated as MSEHGAAQEVLRLERLTKRYNVGKSTEIEVLHGLDLRLARSDFVALVGASGSGKSTLLNVIGLLDRPTSGELYLLGAPTRDMDDAGRTGLRGHAIGFVFQFHHLIQAFTALENVLMPLMVTGGKPDAGMVARGRDLLAQVGLAGLEARKPDQLSGGQQQRVAVARALVTRPALVLADEPTGNLDSVSAAEVFALLRRFNRDFGCAVVLVTHDPGLAGQCDRTVTLVDGCIESDRRAQPQDGAPVPPA
- a CDS encoding FHA domain-containing protein, with the protein product MKLVFPGGEHPQVLLDAGVNRVGSDPHGQVVIDRPDIAPRLCQLHVTAQGVMLDVPDGASIEVNGRRVDGLIALRPGDSVALGGIEARLAGVGTTVPGAGDALTALPPANDDLGATTVRPVVPDFVLRCVAGSLFGRNVPVHGVVTFGRAPECTVTVEDSGLSRLHARLLPGDGHLVLEDMGSSNGSFVNGRRVVRTEVRAGDEIGFDTLRFRVVSNVRDDASRAPAAATPSPRRWVPVAAALVAVLAVAAGFVLLG
- a CDS encoding pirin family protein, encoding MLDMVIEQRRRSLGGFEVGRVLPFAKRRMVGPFVFFDHIGPVDFPPGIPRDVDVRPHPHIGLSTITYLFDGEMMHRDSVGSEQAIRPGEVNWMTAGRGITHSERFEQARAHGGPMHGIQSWVALPRADEETDPAFDHYDAGGLPAFDEAGVRGRLVAGNAFGLTSPVRTHSPLFYLHCELDTGATFALPDAHRERAAYVVRGAVEAGHERCGVGHMLVFTPGRPATVTATEPTLLMVLGGEPVGERFIEWNFVSSSKERIEQAKADWRAGRMKLPDLDNGEFIPLPGDPEHTPANPMS
- a CDS encoding VOC family protein, with translation MPRPPFTLRQIDHVVIRARDPAALEVFYREVLGCTVERRQDGIGLVQLRAGASLIDLVDVDGKLGRMGGAAPGREGHNMDHLCLRIDPFDREAIAAHLQAHGVAVGDYGSRYGAEGEGPSQYLSDPEGNVVELKGPPDA